One part of the Mycolicibacterium aromaticivorans JS19b1 = JCM 16368 genome encodes these proteins:
- a CDS encoding F0F1 ATP synthase subunit gamma — protein MAATLRELRGRIKSASSIKKITKAQELIATSRIAKAQARVDAARPYANEITNMLTELAGASALDHPLLVARSNPRRAGVLVVSSDRGLCGGYNANVLRRAEELFSLLREEGKDPVLYVVGRKALGYYSFRQREVKESWTGFSERPDYEHAKDIADTLVTAFMSGVDDEGDEAGADGVLGVDELHIVSTEFKSMLSQTATALRIAPMLVEYVGEAETGPQTLFSFEPNAEELFESLLPRYIATRVYAALLEAAASESASRRRAMKSATDNADDLIKALTLAANRERQAQITQEISEIVGGANALADAT, from the coding sequence ATGGCAGCCACACTTCGCGAACTACGCGGACGTATCAAATCCGCCTCGTCGATCAAGAAGATCACGAAGGCTCAGGAGTTGATCGCCACGTCGCGGATCGCCAAGGCGCAGGCCCGAGTCGATGCGGCTCGGCCCTACGCCAACGAGATCACCAACATGCTCACCGAGCTGGCGGGCGCGAGCGCGCTCGATCACCCGCTGCTCGTCGCGCGGTCGAACCCGCGGCGGGCCGGTGTGCTGGTGGTCTCGTCGGATCGCGGTCTGTGCGGCGGCTACAACGCGAACGTCTTGCGCCGGGCCGAGGAACTCTTCTCGCTGCTGCGGGAAGAGGGCAAGGACCCGGTGCTCTATGTCGTGGGCCGGAAAGCGCTGGGCTACTACAGCTTCCGCCAGCGCGAGGTCAAAGAGTCGTGGACCGGCTTCTCCGAGCGGCCCGATTACGAGCACGCCAAGGACATCGCCGACACCTTGGTGACGGCGTTCATGTCCGGTGTCGACGACGAGGGTGACGAAGCCGGCGCCGACGGCGTGCTCGGTGTCGACGAACTGCACATCGTGTCGACGGAGTTCAAGTCGATGCTGTCGCAGACGGCGACGGCGCTCCGGATCGCCCCGATGCTCGTCGAGTACGTCGGTGAAGCGGAGACCGGTCCGCAGACGCTGTTCTCGTTCGAGCCCAATGCCGAGGAATTATTTGAGTCGCTACTCCCTCGTTATATAGCGACGCGTGTGTACGCGGCGCTGCTCGAGGCGGCGGCGTCGGAATCGGCGTCTCGCCGGCGCGCCATGAAGTCGGCGACCGACAATGCCGACGATCTGATCAAGGCACTCACGCTGGCGGCCAACCGCGAACGTCAGGCGCAGATCACCCAGGAAATCAGCGAAATCGTCGGTGGCGCCAACGCGCTGGCAGACGCTACCTAA
- a CDS encoding HD domain-containing protein encodes MTVDDVAVWEFPDSDICSAALQLVTEVSLAFLTNHCVRGYLFGRELAAADGLRAGIDYDDELVFLSCLLHDLGVTEYGSGDQRFEVDGADAAARFLTDHGVDDVAVRTVWESIALHTSVGLAHRFGPVHAISHRGIALDINGFDKKRLSAGFAERVHAAWPRHDLGYAIAEAIAVDTRANPMKAPPLSFPAHLHHLINGAPSPTFFDLIGTSGWGDRPVPEAVRS; translated from the coding sequence ATGACCGTCGACGACGTGGCCGTCTGGGAGTTCCCGGACTCCGATATCTGTTCAGCTGCACTGCAATTGGTGACCGAAGTCTCTCTTGCGTTTCTGACCAACCACTGCGTCCGGGGTTACCTGTTCGGGCGCGAACTGGCCGCCGCCGACGGCTTGCGGGCCGGGATCGATTACGACGACGAGCTCGTCTTCCTCAGCTGTCTGCTGCACGACCTTGGCGTGACCGAGTACGGCAGCGGAGACCAACGCTTCGAAGTCGACGGGGCAGACGCCGCGGCGCGCTTCTTGACCGACCACGGAGTCGACGACGTTGCGGTGCGTACGGTGTGGGAATCGATCGCGCTGCACACCAGCGTCGGGCTGGCCCACCGGTTCGGACCGGTCCACGCGATCTCTCATCGCGGAATCGCGTTGGACATCAACGGGTTCGACAAGAAGCGGCTGTCCGCCGGTTTCGCCGAGCGGGTGCACGCCGCGTGGCCGCGTCATGATCTGGGCTATGCCATCGCCGAGGCGATCGCTGTCGATACGCGAGCCAATCCGATGAAGGCTCCGCCCCTGTCCTTCCCCGCGCACCTGCACCACCTGATCAACGGGGCGCCATCACCGACCTTCTTCGACCTGATCGGCACATCGGGCTGGGGCGATCGCCCGGTACCCGAAGCGGTTCGCTCATAG
- a CDS encoding methylated-DNA--[protein]-cysteine S-methyltransferase: MRYRTIDSPVGPLTLAGTGSTLRHLRMVDQTHEPDRSDWAQSDDEIFADAVEQLAAYFAGELTEFDLDLDLGGTEFQRKVWSALRTIPYGETRSYGEIAMQIGSPGASRAVGLANGRNPIGIIVPCHRVIGSTGGLTGYGGGIDRKRALLALEKSRMPADLSLFD, from the coding sequence ATGCGGTACCGAACAATCGACAGCCCGGTTGGCCCACTCACCCTCGCCGGCACGGGATCGACCCTGAGGCATTTGCGGATGGTGGATCAGACGCACGAGCCGGATCGGTCCGACTGGGCGCAATCTGATGATGAGATATTCGCCGATGCCGTCGAACAGCTGGCGGCCTATTTCGCCGGTGAACTCACCGAATTCGACCTCGATCTGGATCTCGGCGGAACCGAGTTCCAACGTAAAGTCTGGTCAGCACTGCGCACCATTCCGTACGGCGAGACACGGTCCTATGGAGAAATCGCGATGCAAATCGGATCTCCGGGAGCGTCGCGTGCGGTGGGATTGGCGAATGGCCGGAATCCCATCGGCATCATCGTGCCGTGTCATCGCGTTATCGGTTCGACCGGGGGATTGACCGGATATGGCGGAGGAATTGATCGCAAACGCGCACTATTGGCGCTCGAGAAAAGTCGAATGCCGGCCGATCTGTCGCTATTCGACTGA
- the atpA gene encoding F0F1 ATP synthase subunit alpha, with amino-acid sequence MAELTISADDIQGAVQEYVSSFEADTGREEIGTVIDAGDGIAHVEGLPSVMTQELLEFPGGVLGVALNLDEHSVGAVILGEFEKIAEGQQVKRTGEVLSVPVGDAFLGRVINPLGQPIDGQGDIEAEGRRELELQAPSVVQRQGVGEPLQTGIKAIDAMTPIGRGQRQLIIGDRKTGKTAVCVDTILNQRGAWETGDPNQQVRCVYVAIGQKGTTIASVKRALEDGGAMEYTTIVAAPASDAAGFKWLAPYTGSAIGQHWMYNGKHVLIVFDDLSKQADAYRAISLLLRRPPGREAFPGDVFYLHSRLLERCAKLSDELGGGSMTGLPIIETKANDISAFIPTNVISITDGQCFLESDLFNQGVRPAVNVGVSVSRVGGAAQIKAMKEVAGSLRLDLSQYRELEAFAAFASDLDAASKAQLDRGVRLVELLKQAQYSPMAVEDQVVAIFLGTQGHLDSVPAEDVSRFESEFLEHVKASHSEILDGIKESKKLSEEAEEKLVSAINEFKKGFAATDGSSVVADEHEADALDPEDLEKESVKVRKPAPKKN; translated from the coding sequence ATGGCAGAGTTGACAATCTCGGCTGACGACATCCAGGGCGCCGTCCAGGAGTACGTCTCGAGCTTCGAGGCGGATACCGGGCGCGAGGAGATCGGCACCGTGATCGACGCCGGCGACGGCATCGCCCACGTCGAGGGTCTGCCCTCGGTGATGACCCAGGAGCTGCTGGAGTTCCCCGGCGGCGTTCTCGGTGTCGCGCTGAACCTCGACGAACACAGCGTCGGTGCGGTCATCCTCGGTGAGTTCGAGAAGATCGCCGAGGGCCAGCAGGTCAAGCGGACCGGCGAGGTGCTCTCGGTGCCCGTTGGTGACGCCTTCCTGGGCCGCGTCATCAACCCGCTCGGCCAGCCGATCGACGGTCAGGGTGACATCGAGGCGGAGGGTCGCCGCGAGCTCGAGCTGCAGGCGCCGTCAGTGGTGCAGCGCCAGGGTGTCGGTGAGCCGCTGCAGACCGGCATCAAGGCCATCGACGCGATGACCCCGATCGGCCGCGGCCAGCGCCAGCTGATCATCGGTGACCGCAAGACCGGCAAGACCGCCGTCTGCGTCGACACCATCCTCAACCAGCGGGGTGCCTGGGAGACCGGCGATCCCAACCAGCAGGTGCGCTGCGTCTACGTCGCGATCGGCCAGAAGGGCACCACGATCGCCTCGGTGAAGCGGGCCCTCGAAGACGGTGGCGCGATGGAGTACACCACCATCGTCGCGGCTCCGGCTTCCGACGCAGCTGGCTTCAAATGGCTTGCGCCCTACACGGGTTCGGCCATCGGCCAGCACTGGATGTACAACGGCAAGCATGTGCTGATCGTGTTCGACGATCTGTCCAAGCAGGCCGACGCCTACCGCGCCATCTCCCTGCTGCTGCGCCGCCCGCCGGGCCGCGAAGCCTTCCCCGGCGACGTCTTCTACCTGCACTCCCGCCTGCTGGAGCGTTGCGCCAAGCTGTCCGACGAGCTGGGTGGCGGCTCGATGACCGGTCTGCCGATCATCGAGACCAAGGCCAACGACATCTCGGCGTTCATCCCGACCAACGTCATCTCGATCACCGACGGCCAGTGCTTCCTGGAGTCCGACCTGTTCAACCAGGGCGTTCGGCCGGCCGTGAACGTCGGTGTGTCGGTGTCCCGCGTCGGTGGTGCCGCCCAGATCAAGGCGATGAAAGAGGTTGCCGGTTCGCTGCGTCTGGACCTGTCGCAGTACCGCGAGCTGGAGGCCTTCGCGGCGTTCGCGTCCGACCTGGATGCCGCGTCGAAGGCTCAGCTGGACCGCGGTGTGCGCCTCGTCGAGCTGCTCAAGCAGGCCCAGTACAGCCCGATGGCGGTCGAGGATCAGGTCGTCGCGATCTTCCTGGGCACTCAGGGGCATCTGGATTCGGTTCCGGCCGAGGATGTTTCGCGCTTCGAGTCCGAATTCCTGGAGCACGTGAAGGCGAGCCACTCGGAGATCCTCGACGGCATCAAGGAGTCCAAGAAGCTCTCCGAAGAGGCCGAGGAGAAGCTTGTCTCGGCCATCAACGAGTTCAAGAAGGGCTTCGCCGCCACCGACGGCAGCTCGGTGGTCGCCGACGAGCACGAGGCTGACGCTTTGGATCCCGAGGACCTGGAGAAGGAATCGGTCAAGGTCCGTAAGCCGGCTCCCAAGAAGAACTAG
- a CDS encoding DUF2550 domain-containing protein, which produces MSAPMIFMVALVTVLGLVVAALTYRLWKLRQGGTAAILRDAPAIGGHGWRHGVIRYRGDEARFYRLSSLRWWPDRRLSRRGLEVIARRGPRGDEFDIMSDAIVVLELHDITGERGRGYEMALDRGALTAFLSWVESSPSPRARRRTA; this is translated from the coding sequence ATGAGCGCGCCGATGATCTTCATGGTCGCGCTGGTCACTGTGCTGGGACTTGTCGTGGCGGCCCTGACCTACCGGCTGTGGAAGCTACGCCAGGGTGGGACGGCGGCGATTCTGCGTGACGCCCCGGCGATCGGCGGGCACGGCTGGCGGCATGGAGTCATCCGGTATCGGGGTGATGAGGCCAGGTTCTATCGGCTGTCGAGTTTGCGCTGGTGGCCCGATCGCCGGCTGAGCCGACGTGGGCTGGAGGTCATCGCTCGACGTGGCCCGCGCGGCGACGAGTTCGACATCATGTCCGACGCGATCGTCGTTCTGGAACTGCACGACATCACCGGCGAGCGCGGTCGCGGATACGAGATGGCGCTGGACCGCGGGGCGCTGACGGCGTTTTTGTCCTGGGTGGAATCGAGTCCCTCGCCGCGGGCGCGGCGCCGCACGGCCTGA
- a CDS encoding F0F1 ATP synthase subunit epsilon, with amino-acid sequence MAELDVDIVAVERKIWSGKSKFVFTRTTSGEIGIMPRHIPLVAQLVDDAMVRVEREGEDDLRIAVDGGYLSVTEEGVTILAESAEFESEIDADAAKSDAASDDPQIAARGRARLRALGQID; translated from the coding sequence ATGGCCGAATTGGACGTCGACATCGTCGCTGTCGAGCGCAAGATCTGGTCGGGTAAGTCGAAGTTCGTCTTCACCCGCACCACGTCGGGCGAGATCGGCATCATGCCTCGGCACATTCCGCTCGTGGCACAGCTCGTCGACGACGCGATGGTGCGCGTCGAGCGGGAGGGTGAGGACGATCTGCGGATCGCGGTCGACGGCGGTTATCTTTCGGTCACCGAGGAAGGTGTGACGATCCTCGCCGAGTCCGCGGAGTTCGAGTCCGAGATCGACGCGGACGCCGCCAAGTCCGATGCGGCGTCCGACGATCCGCAGATCGCTGCCCGGGGTCGGGCGCGTCTGCGCGCCCTAGGCCAGATCGACTAG
- the atpD gene encoding F0F1 ATP synthase subunit beta has product MTAAVETKTAGRVVRITGPVVDVEFPRGSVPELFNALHAEITFGALAKTLTLEVAQHLGDNLVRCISMQPTDGLVRGVEVSDTGASISVPVGDGVKGHVFNALGDCLDDPGYGKDFEHWSIHRKPPAFAELEPRTEMLETGLKVVDLLTPYVRGGKIALFGGAGVGKTVLIQEMINRIARNFGGTSVFAGVGERTREGNDLWVELADANVLKDTALVFGQMDEPPGTRMRVALSALTMAEFFRDEQGQDVLLFIDNIFRFTQAGSEVSTLLGRMPSAVGYQPTLADEMGELQERITSTRGRSITSMQAVYVPADDYTDPAPATTFAHLDATTELSRAVFSKGIFPAVDPLASSSTILHPSVVGDEHYRVAQEVIRILQRYKDLQDIIAILGIDELSEEDKVLVYRARKIERFLSQNMMAAEQFTGQPGSTVPLKETVEAFDKLAKGEFDHLPEQAFFLIGGLDDLAKKAESLGAKL; this is encoded by the coding sequence ATGACTGCTGCCGTAGAGACCAAGACCGCCGGACGCGTTGTCCGCATCACCGGCCCCGTGGTGGACGTCGAGTTCCCGCGTGGCTCAGTGCCCGAACTGTTCAACGCGCTGCACGCCGAGATCACCTTCGGCGCGCTGGCCAAGACCCTGACGCTCGAGGTCGCCCAGCACCTCGGTGACAACCTGGTGCGCTGCATCTCCATGCAGCCGACCGACGGCCTGGTGCGTGGCGTCGAGGTGTCCGACACCGGCGCTTCGATCTCTGTGCCGGTCGGCGACGGGGTGAAGGGCCACGTGTTCAACGCCCTCGGCGACTGCCTCGACGACCCGGGCTACGGCAAGGACTTCGAGCACTGGTCCATCCACCGCAAGCCGCCGGCCTTCGCCGAACTCGAGCCTCGCACCGAGATGCTGGAGACCGGCCTCAAGGTCGTCGACCTGCTGACCCCGTACGTCCGTGGCGGCAAGATCGCCCTGTTCGGTGGTGCCGGCGTGGGCAAGACCGTGCTGATCCAGGAGATGATCAACCGCATCGCCCGCAACTTCGGTGGCACCTCGGTGTTCGCCGGCGTGGGGGAGCGCACCCGTGAAGGCAACGACCTCTGGGTCGAGCTCGCGGACGCCAACGTGCTCAAGGACACCGCGTTGGTGTTCGGCCAGATGGACGAGCCGCCGGGCACGCGTATGCGCGTCGCATTGTCCGCGCTGACCATGGCGGAGTTCTTCCGCGATGAGCAAGGCCAGGACGTGCTTCTGTTCATCGACAACATCTTCCGGTTCACTCAGGCCGGCTCCGAGGTGTCCACGCTGCTCGGCCGTATGCCGTCCGCGGTGGGTTACCAGCCGACCCTGGCCGACGAGATGGGTGAGCTCCAGGAGCGCATCACCTCGACTCGCGGCCGTTCGATCACCTCCATGCAGGCCGTGTACGTGCCCGCCGACGACTACACCGATCCGGCGCCGGCCACCACGTTCGCGCACCTCGATGCCACCACCGAGCTTTCTCGTGCGGTGTTCTCCAAGGGCATCTTCCCCGCGGTGGATCCACTGGCGTCGAGCTCGACGATCCTGCACCCCAGTGTGGTTGGCGACGAGCACTACCGCGTCGCCCAGGAAGTCATCCGGATCCTGCAGCGCTACAAGGATCTTCAGGACATCATCGCGATCCTCGGTATCGATGAGCTCTCCGAAGAGGACAAGGTCCTGGTGTACCGCGCCCGCAAGATCGAGCGTTTCCTGAGCCAGAACATGATGGCCGCCGAGCAGTTCACCGGTCAGCCCGGTTCGACGGTGCCGCTCAAGGAGACCGTCGAGGCGTTCGACAAGCTGGCCAAGGGCGAGTTCGACCACCTGCCCGAGCAGGCGTTCTTCCTGATCGGCGGCCTGGACGACCTGGCGAAGAAGGCCGAGAGCCTCGGCGCCAAGCTGTGA
- the murA gene encoding UDP-N-acetylglucosamine 1-carboxyvinyltransferase — protein sequence MGERFVVIGGNRLAGEVAVGGAKNSVLKLMAASLLAEGTTTITNCPDILDVPLMAEVLRGLGANVELDGSVVRITSPDEPKYEADFAAVRQFRASVCVLGPLVGRCKRARVALPGGDAIGSRPLDMHQAGLRQLGADCTIEHGCVVATAERLHGAEIQLEFPSVGATENILMAAVVAEGVTTIHNAAREPDVVDLCEMLCQMGAQIEGAGTSTLTITGVPRLHPTEHRVIGDRIVAATWGIAAAMTRGDISVTGVDPAHLQLVLHKLHDAGATVTQHDNGFRVVQYDRPKAGNVATLPFPGFPTDLQPMAIALASIADGTSMITENVFEARFRFVEEMIRLGADARTDGHHAVVRGIPQLSSAPVWCSDIRAGAGLVLAGLVADGETEVHDVFHIDRGYPLFVENLVRLGAEIERV from the coding sequence GTGGGTGAGCGTTTCGTGGTGATCGGTGGCAACCGGTTGGCTGGCGAAGTCGCCGTTGGGGGCGCCAAGAACAGCGTTTTGAAGCTGATGGCGGCCAGTCTGCTGGCCGAGGGCACCACGACTATCACCAACTGCCCCGACATTCTTGATGTTCCGCTGATGGCGGAGGTCCTGCGCGGCCTCGGCGCCAACGTCGAACTCGACGGTTCGGTCGTGCGGATCACCTCGCCCGACGAGCCGAAGTACGAAGCCGACTTCGCCGCGGTGCGTCAGTTCCGGGCGTCGGTCTGCGTGCTGGGCCCGCTGGTCGGACGGTGTAAACGCGCCAGGGTGGCACTGCCCGGCGGCGACGCTATCGGCTCGCGCCCGCTGGACATGCATCAGGCGGGGCTGCGCCAGCTCGGCGCCGACTGCACGATTGAGCACGGCTGTGTGGTGGCCACCGCCGAACGTCTGCACGGTGCGGAGATCCAGCTGGAGTTCCCCTCGGTGGGGGCGACGGAGAACATCCTGATGGCTGCGGTGGTCGCCGAGGGGGTCACCACAATTCACAACGCGGCGCGCGAGCCCGACGTCGTCGACCTCTGCGAGATGCTCTGCCAGATGGGCGCCCAGATCGAAGGCGCAGGGACGTCGACGTTGACGATCACCGGCGTCCCGCGTCTGCACCCCACCGAGCACCGGGTGATCGGCGATCGGATCGTCGCAGCGACCTGGGGCATCGCCGCGGCGATGACCCGCGGTGACATCTCGGTCACCGGGGTGGACCCGGCTCACCTTCAGCTGGTGCTGCACAAGCTGCACGATGCCGGCGCCACCGTCACCCAGCACGACAACGGGTTCCGGGTGGTGCAGTACGACCGTCCGAAGGCCGGCAACGTGGCGACGTTGCCGTTCCCGGGTTTTCCCACCGATCTGCAGCCGATGGCGATCGCGCTGGCGTCGATTGCCGACGGGACGTCGATGATCACCGAGAACGTCTTCGAGGCGAGATTCCGGTTCGTCGAGGAAATGATTCGGCTCGGTGCTGATGCCCGAACCGACGGCCACCACGCGGTGGTGCGGGGGATCCCGCAGCTCTCGAGTGCGCCGGTGTGGTGCTCGGATATCCGGGCCGGCGCCGGACTGGTGCTGGCCGGGCTGGTCGCCGACGGAGAAACCGAAGTTCACGACGTGTTTCACATCGATCGGGGCTACCCGCTCTTCGTGGAGAATCTGGTGCGACTTGGAGCTGAGATAGAACGCGTGTAG
- the trhA gene encoding PAQR family membrane homeostasis protein TrhA, whose protein sequence is MTFEKATPPPLPSAPAGIETIADVLGTPRVRGWIHLSSAVVAIIASAALMRAAFAAASPNAGWVTAIYTTTVVAMFGVSATYHLVRWRSPRTLTWMKRADHSMIFVFIVGTYFPVAVLAMPQQTATRVLTIVCVAAAVGIALKMLWPSAPRWIGVPLYLMLGYAAIAFARTILDGAGLTVVGLLVAGGVLYNIGAVLYGLRWPNPWPASFGYHEFFHAFTAAAATCHYVAIWLIVAGVAMS, encoded by the coding sequence GTGACATTCGAGAAAGCCACGCCCCCACCACTGCCTTCAGCCCCGGCCGGAATCGAGACCATCGCCGACGTTCTCGGCACGCCCAGAGTCCGCGGCTGGATTCACCTGTCCTCGGCCGTTGTCGCCATCATCGCCAGTGCGGCTCTGATGCGAGCGGCCTTCGCGGCGGCGTCCCCGAACGCGGGTTGGGTGACAGCGATCTACACCACCACCGTCGTCGCGATGTTCGGCGTGAGCGCGACATATCACCTCGTACGGTGGCGCTCACCGAGAACGCTGACGTGGATGAAGCGCGCCGACCATTCGATGATCTTCGTCTTCATCGTCGGCACCTACTTCCCGGTCGCGGTCCTGGCGATGCCACAGCAGACCGCCACCCGGGTGCTGACCATCGTCTGCGTGGCTGCGGCGGTGGGCATTGCACTCAAGATGCTGTGGCCCTCAGCGCCGCGGTGGATCGGTGTGCCGCTGTATTTGATGCTCGGCTACGCCGCAATCGCCTTCGCCCGAACAATTCTCGATGGCGCCGGCTTGACCGTCGTCGGCCTCCTCGTCGCCGGTGGCGTGCTGTACAACATCGGTGCTGTGCTTTACGGGCTGCGCTGGCCCAACCCGTGGCCCGCGTCTTTCGGCTATCACGAGTTCTTTCACGCCTTCACCGCGGCCGCCGCGACATGCCATTACGTCGCAATCTGGCTCATCGTGGCCGGCGTGGCGATGTCCTGA
- a CDS encoding DNA-3-methyladenine glycosylase 2 family protein has product MHDDFDRCYRAVRSKDSRFDGWFVTAVKTTGIYCRPSCPVRLPLARNVCFYPSSAAAQRAGFRACKRCRPDASPGSPEWNVRGDAVARAMRLIGDGAVDREGVTGLARRVGYTARQLERMLQAEVGAGPLALARAQRVQTARVLIETTDMAFSDIAFAAGFASIRQFNDTLRAACDTTPTALRAKAARRDWAATAPDGQALTLRLPVRTPFAYEGLFGHLAASAAPGCEEVRDGAFRRTLRLPSGCGVVSLTPQPDHVRCTLVLDQVRDLSTAIARCKRLLDLDADPESVLDVLGTDADLSAVVSKAPGQRIPRTVDEEELTVRAVLGQQVSTKAARTHAGRLVAAYGAPVADPHGGLTHTFPSTAQLADIDPAHLAVPAARRRSVTTLIAALGEGELTLNPGCDWQQARQQLLALPGIGPWTAEIVAMRGLGDPDAFPASDLGVRLAAEQLGLPADVRALTAHSARWRPWRSYVVQHLWTTLDHSVNHWPPKETP; this is encoded by the coding sequence GTGCACGACGATTTCGACCGCTGCTACCGCGCCGTCCGGTCCAAGGACTCGCGGTTCGACGGCTGGTTCGTCACCGCGGTCAAGACCACCGGCATCTACTGCCGGCCCAGCTGCCCGGTGCGGCTGCCCCTGGCCCGCAACGTGTGTTTCTACCCCAGCTCGGCGGCCGCGCAGCGAGCGGGCTTTCGGGCCTGCAAACGCTGCCGACCGGATGCCTCGCCGGGTTCGCCGGAGTGGAACGTCCGCGGTGACGCGGTGGCCCGGGCGATGCGGTTGATCGGCGACGGCGCGGTGGACCGCGAAGGCGTGACGGGGCTGGCCAGACGGGTCGGCTATACCGCCCGCCAGCTGGAGCGAATGTTGCAGGCCGAAGTCGGTGCCGGGCCGCTGGCACTGGCCCGGGCGCAGCGGGTGCAGACGGCACGGGTGCTCATCGAGACCACCGACATGGCGTTCAGCGATATCGCGTTCGCAGCAGGCTTCGCGAGTATCCGCCAGTTCAACGACACCCTGCGAGCCGCCTGCGACACCACGCCGACGGCGTTGCGGGCCAAGGCCGCCCGCCGGGACTGGGCGGCTACCGCACCCGACGGGCAAGCGCTGACGCTGCGGCTGCCGGTACGCACCCCGTTCGCCTATGAGGGCTTGTTCGGGCACCTGGCAGCCAGTGCGGCGCCGGGCTGCGAAGAGGTGCGCGATGGCGCATTCCGCCGCACTCTGCGCCTGCCGTCGGGTTGCGGCGTGGTGAGCCTGACACCGCAGCCCGACCACGTCCGGTGCACGTTGGTCCTCGACCAAGTCCGAGACCTGTCCACTGCGATCGCTCGCTGCAAGCGGTTGTTGGACCTCGACGCCGACCCGGAATCCGTTCTCGATGTGCTGGGGACTGACGCCGACCTGAGCGCCGTGGTGAGCAAAGCACCCGGACAGCGGATCCCGCGCACCGTCGACGAAGAAGAACTGACGGTGCGGGCTGTACTCGGTCAGCAGGTGTCGACCAAAGCGGCACGGACCCACGCCGGCCGGCTCGTCGCCGCCTACGGCGCGCCGGTCGCCGATCCGCACGGCGGGCTGACGCACACGTTTCCCAGCACCGCTCAGCTGGCCGATATCGACCCGGCGCACCTTGCCGTGCCGGCCGCCCGCCGACGCTCGGTGACCACGCTGATCGCGGCCCTGGGCGAGGGCGAACTGACACTCAATCCCGGCTGCGACTGGCAGCAGGCCCGCCAGCAGCTACTGGCGCTACCCGGAATCGGACCGTGGACCGCGGAGATCGTCGCGATGCGGGGGCTCGGTGATCCCGACGCCTTTCCGGCCAGCGATCTCGGGGTGCGGCTCGCGGCCGAACAACTCGGCCTACCGGCCGACGTGCGGGCGCTGACCGCACACAGTGCACGCTGGCGACCATGGCGGTCATATGTCGTACAGCACCTGTGGACGACCCTGGACCATTCCGTGAATCACTGGCCACCGAAGGAGACACCGTGA
- a CDS encoding cob(I)yrinic acid a,c-diamide adenosyltransferase, whose translation MAVHLTRIYTRTGDDGTSGLSDFSRVDKNDPRLTAYADCDEANAAIGVAVALGQPDDELRKVLVQIQNDLFDAGADLSTPVVENPEYPPLRITAPYVERLEAWCDNYNENLPALTSFILPGGTPLSALLHVARTVTRRAERSAWVAVRAYPDTVSPLPARYLNRLSDLLFILCRVANPGGDVLWQPGGGKAEGPAKT comes from the coding sequence ATGGCAGTACACCTGACCCGCATATATACCCGGACCGGCGACGACGGCACATCGGGACTGAGTGATTTCTCACGGGTGGACAAAAATGACCCGCGGCTGACGGCGTACGCCGACTGTGACGAGGCCAATGCCGCGATCGGAGTGGCCGTCGCCCTGGGCCAACCCGACGACGAACTGCGCAAAGTGCTTGTACAGATTCAAAATGACCTGTTCGACGCGGGCGCCGACCTGTCCACTCCGGTCGTCGAGAACCCCGAGTACCCGCCGCTACGGATCACCGCCCCGTACGTGGAGCGGCTGGAAGCGTGGTGCGACAACTACAACGAGAACCTGCCGGCGCTGACCTCGTTCATCCTCCCCGGCGGCACCCCGCTGTCGGCTTTGCTACATGTCGCACGGACAGTGACCCGGCGCGCCGAACGCTCGGCCTGGGTGGCTGTCAGGGCCTATCCCGATACCGTCAGCCCACTGCCTGCGCGCTACCTCAACCGGCTCTCCGACCTGCTGTTCATCCTGTGCCGGGTGGCCAATCCCGGTGGTGACGTGCTGTGGCAGCCCGGCGGCGGCAAAGCCGAAGGACCCGCGAAGACATAA